The Oncorhynchus masou masou isolate Uvic2021 chromosome 25, UVic_Omas_1.1, whole genome shotgun sequence DNA window cattgccttcatctctaaattcaacctgaagcctatgtgggttatgaatgccttatgaacctgtcttctatgacagtccatcagaccactatgaggtctacctgtgtcgattctaagcttcctggagcaaccgaagtggttaaattcacccaaaaggtatttggatgttcaTAACCCTCAAAGGTGAAGatgactgcattcaaccctgtgtagatcagtcaattctcaaattaaagacttaaaactcaggattctgtaagaggctacctcagtcaagacatgtgtttacctatagcttcctgtgccaaccggaagtgcctttaattgggtcactgtgtctgtttctaagggttaaaaaagtcacatctttccaaaacttcatatttgtgattagttaaccctcatgaactgtaaatcagtcatttcacccagcagatgtcaaataaaagctctctcagacacacacacaaaggatgaagtaaaaaagtgcggtgcctaaagacacagagagcgggcaatggcataaacataatccctaggccgtgccgagttcaacgagatatcccgcttgaccgtagctcgctcggtctgagagcagcgagcattagaaaagtaggcccaaaatgaagcctgcaccacaacgtcatttgattttgggtgacagcggcggaaccgttaggtttagaaggacaattcaaacacaggaatgttcctaaggtcctcccgatctgtgcaagcctaaccttgaccgtgtggcattaacccttaccagttaaaagaaggtgtttacatcaaacagtttgcattgacttctctccccataggaaaacattgccttcatctctaaattcaacctgaagcctatgtgggttatgaatgccttatgaacctgtcttctatgacagtccatcagaccactatgaggtctacctgtgtcgattctaagcttcctggagcaaccgaagtggttaaattcacccaaaaggtatttggatgttcaTAACCCTCAAAGGTGAAGatgactgcattcaaccctgtgtagatcagtcaattctcaaattaaagacttaaaactcaggattctgtaagaggctacctcagtcaagacatgtgtttacctatagcttcctgtgccaaccggaagtgcctttaattgggtcactgtgtctgtttctaagggttaaaaaagtcacatctttccaaaacttcatatttgtgattagttaaccctcatgaactgtaaatcagtcatttcacccagcagatgtcaaataaaagctctctcagacacacacacaaaggatgaagtaaaaagtgcggtgcctaaagacacagagagcgggcaatggcataaacataatccctaggccgtgccgagttcaacgagatatcccgcttgaccgtagctcgctcggtctgagagcagcgagcattagaaaagtaggcccaaaatgaagcctgcaccacaacgtcatttgattttgggtgacagcggcggaaccgttaggtttagaaggacaattcaaacacaggaatgttcctaaggtcctcccgatctgtgcaagcctaaccttgaccgtgtggcattaacccttaccagttaaaagaaggtgtttacatcaaacagtttgcattgacttctctccccataggaaaacattgccttcatctctaaattcaacctgaagcctatgtgggttatgaatgccttatgaacctgtcttctatgacagtccatcagaccactatgaggtctacctgtgtcgattctaagcttcctggagcaaccgaagtggttaaattcacccaaaaggtatttggatgttcaTAACCCTCAAAGGTGAAGatgactgcattcaaccctgtgtagatcagtcaattctcaaattaaagacttaaaactcaggattctgtaagaggctacctcagtcaagacatgtgtttacctatagcttcctgtgccaaccggaagtgcctttaattgggtcactgtgtctgtttctaagggttaaaaaagtcacatctttccaaaacttcatatttgtgattagttaaccctcatgaactgtaaatcagtcatttcacccagcagatgtcaaataaaagctctctcagacacacacacaaaggatgaagtaaaaaagtgcggtgcctaaagacacagagagcgggcaatggcataaacataatccctaggccgtgccgagttcaacgagatatcccgcttgaccgtagctcgctcggtctgagagcagcgagcattagaaaagtaggcccaaaatgaagcctgcaccacaacgtcatttgattttgggtgacagcggcggaaccgttaggtttagaaggacaattcaaacacaggaatgttcctaaggtcctcccgatctgtgcaagcctaaccttgaccgtgtggcattaacccttaccagttaaaagaaggtgtttacatcaaacagtttgcattgacttctctccccataggaaaacattgccttcatctctaaattcaacctgaagcctatgtgggttatgaatgccttatgaacctgtcttctatgacagtccatcagaccactatgaggtctacctgtgtcgattctaagcttcctggagcaaccgaagtggttaaattcacccaaaaggtatttggatgttcaTAACCCTCAAAGGTGAAGatgactgcattcaaccctgtgtagatcagtcaattctcaaattaaagacttaaaactcaggattctgtaagaggctacctcagtcaagacatgtgtttacctatagcttcctgtgccaaccggaagtgcctttaattgggtcactgtgtctgtttctaagggttaaaaaagtcacatctttccaaaacttcatatttgtgattagttaaccctcatgaactgtaaatcagtcatttcacccagcagatgtcaaataaaagctctctcagacacacacacaaaggatgaagtaaaaaagtgcggtgcctaaagacacagagagcgggcaatggcataaacataatccctaggccgtgccgagttcaacgagatatcccgcttgaccgtagctcgctcggtctgagagcagcgagcattagaaaagtaggcccaaaatgaagcctgcaccacaacgtcatttgattttgggtgacagcggcggaaccgttaggtttagaaggacaattcaaacacaggaatgttcctaaggtcctcccgatctgtgcaagcctaaccttgaccgtgtggcattaacccttaccagttaaaagaaggtgtttacatcaaacagtttgcattgacttctctccccataggaaaacattgccttcatctctaaattcaacctgaagcctatgtgggttatgaatgccttatgaacctgtcttctatgacagtccatcagaccactatgaggtctacctgtgtcgattctaagcttcctggagcaaccgaagtggttaaattcacccaaaaggtatttggatgttcaTAACCCTCAAAGGTGAAGatgactgcattcaaccctgtgtagatcagtcaattctcaaattaaagacttaaaactcaggattctgtaagaggctacctcagtcaagacatgtgtttacctatagcttcctgtgccaaccggaagtgcctttaattgggtcactgtgtctgtttctaagggttaaaaaagtcacatctttccaaaacttcatatttgtgattagttaaccctcatgaactgtaaatcagtcatttcacccagcagatgtcaaataaaagctctctcagacacacacacaaaggatgaagtaaaaaagtgcggtgcctaaagacacagagagcgggcaatggcataaacataatccctaggccgtgccgagttcaacgagatatcccgcttgaccgtagctcgctcggtctgagagcagcgagcattagaaaagtaggcccaaaatgaagcctgcaccacaacgtcatttgattttgggtgacagcggcggaaccgttaggtttagaaggacaattcaaacacaggaatgttcctaaggtcctcccgatctgtgcaagcctaaccttgaccgtgtggcattaacccttaccagttaaaagaaggtgtttacatcaaacagtttgcattgacttctctccccataggaaaacattgccttcatctctaaattcaacctgaagcctatgtgggttatgaatgccttatgaacctgtcttctatgacagtccatcagaccactatgaggtctacctgtgtcgattctaagcttcctggagcaaccgaagtggttaaattcacccaaaaggtatttggatgttcaTAACCCTCAAAGGTGAAGatgactgcattcaaccctgtgtagatcagtcaattctcaaattaaagacttaaaactcaggattctgtaagaggctacctcagtcaagacatgtgtttacctatagcttcctgtgccaaccggaagtgcctttaattgggtcactgtgtctgtttctaagggttaaaaaagtcacatctttccaaaacttcatatttgtgattaggcaaccctcatgaactgtaaatcagtctttCTCtaaacagatgtcaaagaaaagctctctcacatcttcacacacacacacacacacacacacacacacacacacacacacacacacacacacacacacacacacacacacacacacacacacacacacacacacacacacacacacacacagcaaggatggagtgacacagtgcggtgcttaaagacacacagagcctgcaatggcattacCATTATCTTTAGCGTGTGCCGAGTTCAACAAGACACcccacttgaccgtagctcacttgGTCTGACCACAGTGACCATGCAAAAAAGTAGTCTCAGGTAGCAGGCTTTGTCTGCGTAAAAAGTAATCTCATGTAGCTCATTCGGTCTGACCGGTGACCGCAGGGACCATGCAAAAAAAGTAGTATCATGTAGCTCACTCAGACCGGTCTGACCGCAGGGACCGTGCAAAAAGTAATCTCATGTAGCTCACTTGGTCTGAGCATAGGGGCCATTTAAAAAAAGTAGTCTCATCAATGTGATTGTTTTTAATGGGAAAATAGAGAATTTGACTATGAGATAACAATATAGTAGTTTGGGGAGTATTTTCTATAATAGAATATATTTGACTACAACCAGAGTAGTGTATTTGCTTCCTGGAGCATGTTAAATTCAcccaaaggtatttggatgttcaTAGTGCCTCATCCTGAGCATTCTCAAATGGAAAAACACAGAGTTTGATCATGtgctgacagagaggaggagttTGGGGAGTGTTTAAAATGAGAAGAGTGATTTTTTTTCTAATAGGCTGCATTTCACTTTGAGCTGACAAGGAGATGAGCATTCTAGAGTGGTGAGGAGTGGTTTCATGTATATTTATGAGTATCAATTAAGCAGCCAGAAGCATTGTACTTTCTTTATTGCTTAAGGGATTGTGTTAAGTTTTTTATTTACTATTATTTCCCTTttcaatagaatagaatagaatagtttCGAATAGTATATATGGCTCCTGTGCGCTCATGTCCAATATGCTATAAGGTTGTGATTGGCTTCAGTCAGCACCTTAGGTATGTACACCATGTGAGGAACAGTGAGGAAAGGTTACTCATTTGTAAGTGGCAGTCGGGCCGCGTCAATGTCAGGCAGGAGCAGTGTCCAGTGTCAGGATGCTCCACACATCTTAGCAGACTAGACCGGCATATAGACTCCCACTCAGAGCTCAACAGAGCACAGAGGAGACAGGTTTTAGAGGACCTTAGGAGACGGCTGACGATGGAGAGGCTGGCGGTGTTGAGGGCATCGGTCCCTGCCATCCCAATGGCGACAGATTTAGATATTTTGGAGACTGtaaggaaagaagaggaggaggaggaaatgtTATGTTCACCTACAGAAGCAGAGGAGGAAGTGGACTGCAAAGAGGATTCCTGCCACTGCCATGCACCAATCCTGAgactgaaaaaagctgtgcaagagagggatgaggcactGCGTACAAGACGTGAGACCAACAACTCCATTAAAAAGGACAACCTGAAGTTGATCTCTGATCTGAAAATGGTGAGGAAGAAGTACCAGCTGCTGAAAAGGCAGATGGGGATTGGCATGGTGAAGGCCCTCAACTTTCAGGCAgagtcagacacagacacaaagcgAGAGGAGCAGGACCAAGCTACAGGTTCAGGGGACCAGAGAGATGAGCCTACAGTATCCGGATCTAGCTGCAAACTCATCCTTCCGGGCTCTGCTATGAGTAAGTACTGTTTCTTCAAATAGTGACAAGAGTTTGTGTTTGAAAAGAATATGATAAACCACCTGACTGATTCATGTAGCCTCATGAGATTGTAATTCTAGTCTAAAATGTTATGTTTTTTTGATTAGGTGTGTTTATCGAGGGATTCAGGAAGAACTGTGAGGGCCCTAATCCAAATTATAAGATGAGTGAAAATTGTGCCTCAAAGGTCAAGAGGGTGACGCAATTTTTAAACTACATGGCGAAGAATGAGACCTACCAGTCCTCTCTCATTTTCCTGACAGACCATGACAAAATAAGGAAGTAAGCAGAATTATTTTTTCTCTCTAGCCTCACAAGcattaaccaacaatacagtattTGATTgtatgatttgtgtgtgtgtgtgtgtttagatgggTTCAATTCCTCCAGAAGAACAAGGCAATCACCACAGTCAACCACTACACCTTGACTATTGGTGCATTTCTTAAATATTCTGAGGAGACCCCTCCACCTGGCTGCCGGCTGACCGTGAACCAATGGAGGGGGATCAACCGGTTGATGAAGGGCATTAGCAAGTCCATGAGACGACCAGTTTCCCTTCACCAGGTAAAGGTGAAGGACAACAAGGAAGGCAAGGTGGTGTCCAAAAAGAGCCTGCTGGAGTGCCAGTCTCTTGCCAAAGAAAAAATCCCTCAAGTGCTGAGTAAGTTTTTCTCAATCTGTGATGTCACTGTTTTTACACACTTATAGACATCAGAGATGTATAGAATGCATTATGGAGTGGGATTATGAAGCTGGCTTTTTTATTTTCATGTTCACAGAAACATTGGAAGAAACAAGGACACAGAGGAATCAGTACCGGTTTTATGGGTACCTGTGTGCCTACTTTACATCCATATACGGCCACAGACCAGGCCTATATAAAAACATGTTGGTGAAAGAGGTGGAGGAGGCAAAATGTGACCAGTCTGGGGTGAATCTGATCAATGTAAGTCTATGAAATACAGCTGGctgtgtttatttgtttgtttgcttGGTTGGTTATCTTTGGAAACAATTGCAGTCGCAGGagctaaatgtgtttttttttttgtgtttttttctctGTTCAATTTCTATTAGGTGGGGGAACACAAAACAAATCGGGAGTACGGCATGGTCCAGATGTCGCTGACAAAGGAGGAGTACAGTTGGTTTTCCGACTTCCTCAAATTCAAGCACTGTCTCTTAGGGGGAAAGAAGGCCCAGCACTTCTTTTTCAATTCCACAAACACTCAGATGAAgaacctgcctgcctacctgagGGAGGTGTGGAAGGAGATGGGTCTGCCCGAATGTCCTTCGTTCACTGACCTGAGGACCTCCATTGTCACTCATGTAGGTCAGATTAGATAGGAATCTAATTAT harbors:
- the LOC135513586 gene encoding uncharacterized protein LOC135513586, which encodes MAPVRSCPICYKVVIGFSQHLRYVHHVRNSEERLLICKWQSGRVNVRQEQCPVSGCSTHLSRLDRHIDSHSELNRAQRRQVLEDLRRRLTMERLAVLRASVPAIPMATDLDILETVRKEEEEEEMLCSPTEAEEEVDCKEDSCHCHAPILRLKKAVQERDEALRTRRETNNSIKKDNLKLISDLKMVRKKYQLLKRQMGIGMVKALNFQAESDTDTKREEQDQATGSGDQRDEPTVSGSSCKLILPGSAMSVFIEGFRKNCEGPNPNYKMSENCASKVKRVTQFLNYMAKNETYQSSLIFLTDHDKIRKWVQFLQKNKAITTVNHYTLTIGAFLKYSEETPPPGCRLTVNQWRGINRLMKGISKSMRRPVSLHQVKVKDNKEGKVVSKKSLLECQSLAKEKIPQVLKTLEETRTQRNQYRFYGYLCAYFTSIYGHRPGLYKNMLVKEVEEAKCDQSGVNLINVGEHKTNREYGMVQMSLTKEEYSWFSDFLKFKHCLLGGKKAQHFFFNSTNTQMKNLPAYLREVWKEMGLPECPSFTDLRTSIVTHVKNMLPKVDRERVANFMCHNIQTADKYYAMNLNPTQANETRALFEAALKGEDNTVAAENQPSTSGARKQKVREDASLSDGSTTPEETKVMYQESGTSSRDSEEEEEDEDEEQMARQPPETPSKVTNPQVEMELTPKRKRSICTRRMVVAITPMHVSPLKAKLKSPHHSPIVTLKGMQQLNSNKVRLKNAIASRRLKMQEKVQKGGGNP